A genomic window from Salvia splendens isolate huo1 chromosome 11, SspV2, whole genome shotgun sequence includes:
- the LOC121753820 gene encoding probable receptor-like protein kinase At1g30570, translated as MARIFSGSLNSTFQLPHVEANGLRLVSEFNVPGEIAYNKMNLFGSAEANSTDSYLLKEYFLFVVSNLVVVSFVPSNGRLVLLMLLRVAEVGSGVFDVSVRGVGGGRGGLELGKQGIETLYRLNVGGSSIRPSHDSLLWRA; from the exons ATGGCTAGGATCTTTAGTGGGAGTTTGAACTCTACTTTTCAACTTCCACATG TTGAGGCCAATGGTTTGAGGTTGGTTTCCGAGTTCAATGTTCCCGGTGAGATTGCATATAATAAGATGAACTTGTTTGGATCTGCAGAAGCCAACTCCACTGATTCCTATTTGTTGAAGGAGTATTTCTTGTTTGTGGTGTCGAATTTGGTGGTTGTGAGCTTCGTCCCATCAAATGGTCGTTTGGTTTTGTTAATGCTATTGAGGGTTGCTGAGGTGGGGAGTGGTGTGTTTGATGTTTCTGTGAGAGGAGTTGGGGGTGGCCGTGGTGGGTTGGAGTTGGGAAAACAAGGGATTGAGACGTTGTATAGGTTGAATGTTGGTGGTTCGTCTATTAGGCCCTCCCATGATTCGCTTCTTTGGAGGGCTTGA
- the LOC121753819 gene encoding F-box protein At3g07870-like, translating into MMNKNSPAALRTSNRHFAKKDRLWRLAVRKQRKRRVALRKDWRHFSKKDLLRHLSVIKEQKPKDNRLAVRKERKRKYILATTKEDRFANLPEEITKEIMGRLPIMSVMTCKCVLKSWRHLIEGDDFGMSYTPKPGLNFIYRDMEMGYTVCDEALKPLFRFASPSHHQSSTVNHRVTIASANGLLSMWDPFNNTLFICNPMTREYVELPPLSKDIITRFFGFGMSKLSGQYKILYGDSYSSCHVYTLGRGTGLWRSVAAAAPGICRQPLESALFYNGNLHWLTSDPEKKFLVCCFDLEAEVFTSFSVPCDYSDSFGNNRLYILEGRLCLCNILDWRRVNIWKINNYGDEKSWIKEYSFNLPRERPYLYVLEVLTNGDLLFAIAGTISWSTSHDQLFIYSKNTEAIVTYATYAAYRSLEQPYSSNIGVYTPSLISLTTLGFHNVQPLSLLNKHADADRWYFM; encoded by the coding sequence ATGATGAATAAAAATTCCCCTGCTGCACTCAGAACAAGTAACAGGCATTTCGCCAAAAAAGATCGGTTGTGGCGTTTAGCTGTAAGAAAACAACGGAAACGGCGTGTAGCTCTAAGAAAAGATTGGAGACATTTCTCCAAAAAGGATCTATTGCGGCATTTATCTGTAATAAAAGAACAGAAACCGAAAGATAACCGTCTTGCTGTAAGAAAAGAACGGAAACGGAAATATATTTTGGCAACAACCAAGGAAGATCGGTTTGCAAATCTACCAGAAGAAATCACGAAAGAGATCATGGGAAGACTCCCAATTATGAGTGTTATGACGTGCAAGTGTGTTCTTAAATCATGGCGCCATCTGATTGAGGGGGATGACTTTGGGATGTCGTATACTCCCAAACCAGGCCTAAATTTCATTTATCGAGACATGGAAATGGGGTACACTGTCTGCGATGAGGCCTTAAAGCCACTTTTCAGATTCGCTTCGCCTTCTCACCATCAATCGTCTACCGTTAACCATCGTGTTACAATTGCTTCAGCTAATGGTTTGCTATCGATGTGGGATCCATTTAATAACACTCTATTTATATGCAATCCAATGACTCGTGAGTACGTTGAGCTCCCTCCTCTATCAAAGGACATAATTACTCgcttttttggatttggaatgAGCAAATTAAGTGGGCAATATAAGATTTTATATGGTGATTCCTATAGTTCGTGTCATGTATACACTCTCGGAAGAGGCACCGGGTTGTGGAGAAGCGTCGCAGCAGCTGCGCCTGGCATATGTAGACAGCCTCTTGAATCTGCTTTATTTTATAATGGAAATCTTCATTGGCTAACATCTGACCCGGAAAAAAAATTCTTGGTTTGCTGCTTTGATTTGGAAGCTGAGGTGTTTACCAGTTTTTCAGTTCCTTGTGATTATAGTGATAGCTTTGGTAACAATCGGCTATATATTTTGGAGGGGCGGCTATGTTTATGCAATATTTTAGATTGGCGCCGAGTTAATATTTGGAAGATCAACAACTATGGTGATGAGAAGTCTTGGATAAAGGAATATAGTTTCAACTTACCCAGAGAGCGTCCATATTTGTATGTGCTTGAAGTTTTGACGAATGGTGACTTGTTATTCGCAATAGCAGGTACTATTTCTTGGTCTACATCTCATGATCAACTATTTATCTACTCCAAAAACACTGAAGCTATTGTGACGTATGCGACGTATGCGGCATATCGTAGTTTGGAACAACCTTATTCTTCCAACATTGGTGTTTATACGCCAAGCTTGATTTCACTCACGACCTTGGGATTTCATAATGTTCAACCGTTAagtttattaaataaacatGCGGATGCGGATCGGTGGTACTTTATGTGA
- the LOC121756407 gene encoding probable ADP-ribosylation factor GTPase-activating protein AGD13, producing the protein MRTRMIAVRDVLSSDPYVVLKLGKQRVQRAEADSNLNPVWNEELMLSVPQNYGPIKLEVYDYDTFSAGDVMGEVEIDIQSMITLPLCSWMLRSLRTCRSGDG; encoded by the exons ATGAGGACAAGAATGATAGCTGTTCGAGATGTGCTATCTAGTGACCCATACGTCGTTTTGAAACTTGGAAAGCAG AGAGTCCAAAGAGCTGAGGCGGACAGCAACTTGAATCCCGTGTGGAACGAGGAACTGATGCTCTCCGTTCCACAGAACTACGGTCCTATCAAGCTG GAAGTTTATGACTACGACACGTTCTCTGCGGGTGATGTGATGGGGGAGGTCGAGATAGACATTCAGTCGATGATAACTTTGCCACTGTGTTCGTGGATGTTGAGAAGTTTGAGAACATGCAGATCGGGAGATGGCTGA
- the LOC121754109 gene encoding kinesin-like protein KIN-UA isoform X1 produces the protein MDDMESIEKLEKWTIDQQKHAINAVVVWINIGAGNEEVVELKRLLKDEVCLRKATEDEIHNLSNQLFRFSKMEAGGNSDGSSLQQEEVRYLRSELAQISIEANLVCFVLTND, from the exons ATGGATGATATGGAGTCAATTGAGAAGCTTGAGAAGTGGACTATCGACCAACAAAAGCATGCTATTAATGCAGTGGTAGTTTGG ATTAACATTGGTGCTGGTAATGAGGAGGTTGTGGAGCTAAAACGGCTGCTCAAAGATGAAGTTTGTCTACGAAAAGCAACTGAAGATGAAATTCACAACTTAAGTAATCAGCTATTTAGATTTTCAAAGATGGAG GCAGGTGGAAACTCTGATGGCTCTAGCCTTCAGCAAGAAGAAGTGAGATATTTACGGAGTGAACTGGCACAAATATCTATTGAAGCTAATCTAGTATGTTTCGTATTGACAAATGACTAG
- the LOC121754109 gene encoding kinesin-like protein KIN-UA isoform X2 yields MDDMESIEKLEKWTIDQQKHAINAVINIGAGNEEVVELKRLLKDEVCLRKATEDEIHNLSNQLFRFSKMEAGGNSDGSSLQQEEVRYLRSELAQISIEANLVCFVLTND; encoded by the exons ATGGATGATATGGAGTCAATTGAGAAGCTTGAGAAGTGGACTATCGACCAACAAAAGCATGCTATTAATGCAGTG ATTAACATTGGTGCTGGTAATGAGGAGGTTGTGGAGCTAAAACGGCTGCTCAAAGATGAAGTTTGTCTACGAAAAGCAACTGAAGATGAAATTCACAACTTAAGTAATCAGCTATTTAGATTTTCAAAGATGGAG GCAGGTGGAAACTCTGATGGCTCTAGCCTTCAGCAAGAAGAAGTGAGATATTTACGGAGTGAACTGGCACAAATATCTATTGAAGCTAATCTAGTATGTTTCGTATTGACAAATGACTAG
- the LOC121754109 gene encoding uncharacterized protein LOC121754109 isoform X3, which translates to MDDMESIEKLEKWTIDQQKHAINAVVVWINIGAGNEEVVELKRLLKDEVCLRKATEDEIHNLSNQLFRFSKMEVETLMALAFSKKK; encoded by the exons ATGGATGATATGGAGTCAATTGAGAAGCTTGAGAAGTGGACTATCGACCAACAAAAGCATGCTATTAATGCAGTGGTAGTTTGG ATTAACATTGGTGCTGGTAATGAGGAGGTTGTGGAGCTAAAACGGCTGCTCAAAGATGAAGTTTGTCTACGAAAAGCAACTGAAGATGAAATTCACAACTTAAGTAATCAGCTATTTAGATTTTCAAAGATGGAG GTGGAAACTCTGATGGCTCTAGCCTTCAGCAAGAAGAAGTGA
- the LOC121755563 gene encoding probable ADP-ribosylation factor GTPase-activating protein AGD13 translates to MNSYPSIGRQTTSGNSALKDLLARPDNRVCADCGAPDPKWASSNIGVFICLKCSGVHRSLGTHISKVLSVTLDEWSDDQVDSVVEVGGNASANSTYEAYIPEGVSKPRPDAGPDERSQFIRSKYELQQFMKPSLRILSTTSKHSLQASMSMSDSFRSSASSQLSEGMVEFIGVLKVKVLNGTDLAVRDVLSSDPYVVLKLGKQRVQTAVVESNLNPVWNEELMLSVPQNYGPIKLEVYDYDTFSTDDVMGEVEIDIQPMITAATAFVDAEKFENMQIGKWLKSHDNGLLEDSTVNIVDGKVKQSVSLKLQKVECGEIHLEMEWMSLES, encoded by the exons GTAATAGTGCATTGAAGGATCTTTTGGCTCGACCTGATAATCGCGTATGTGCGGATTGTGGTGCTCCGGATCCAAAATGGGC ttcgTCAAATATAGGAGTCTTTATATGCTTAAAGTGCTCTGGTGTCCATAGAAGCCTCGGCACACATATTTCGAAG GTTCTGTCTGTTACGTTAGATGAATGGTCCGATGATCAAGTGGATTCTGTGGTCGAGGTTGGTGGAAACGCATCCGCAAATTCCACTTACGAGGCTTATATTCCTGAAGGGGTATCGAAGCCTAGGCCCGATGCTGGCCCTGACGAGCGCTCTCAGTTTATCAG GTCAAAATACGAGCTTCAGCAATTCATGAAACCTAGCCTGCGTATTCTGTCAACTACTTCGAAGCACTCTTTGCAAGCTAGTATGTCGATGTCAGATAGCTTTCGAAGTTCAGCTTCATCACAGCTGTCA GAAGGCATGGTGGAGTTTATTGGAGTGTTGAAGGTTAAAGTACTAAACGGCACGGATCTAGCTGTTCGAGATGTGCTATCTAGTGACCCGTACGTCGTTTTGAAACTTGGAAAGCAG AGAGTTCAAACAGCTGTGGTGGAGAGCAACTTGAATCCCGTGTGGAACGAGGAACTCATGCTCTCCGTTCCACAGAACTACGGCCCTATCAAGCTG GAAGTTTATGACTACGACACGTTCTCTACGGATGATGTGATGGGGGAGGTCGAGATAGACATTCAACCGATGATAACTGCTGCAACTGCGTTCGTGGATGCTGAGAAGTTTGAGAACATGCAGATCGGGAAATGGCTGAAGTCGCACGACAACGGGCTGTTGGAAGACAGCACGGTGAATATTGTTGATGGGAAGGTGAAGCAGTCAGTATCTTTGAAGTTGCAAAAAGTAGAATGTGGAGAAATACATCTTGAGATGGAATGGATGTCTCTTGAATCTTGA